In the Rhizobium sp. CB3090 genome, one interval contains:
- a CDS encoding multidrug efflux RND transporter permease subunit, translating into MRFSHFFVDRPIFASVLSIVLLIVGGIAYFQLPVAQYPEVAPPTIVVRTSYPGADSQTIADTVATPIEQEVNGVEDMLYMSSYSSADGSMSLTITFKLGTDLDKAQVLVQNRVSIAEPRLPDEVRRIGITTVKSSPDLMMVVHLLSPSNRYDQLYISNYARTRIRDLLVRLDGVGDVQLFGERQYSLRIWLDPEKLAAYGMTAGDIVQALRDQNVQVSGGSIGGPPISGTNAFQYTVTTQGRFSDARQFRYVIVKATDSGRLVQLQDVARIELGAQDYVTNSYLNGAPAVALGIFARPGTNALAAAADIQKTMKDLAQDFPQGLEYRIVYNPTEFISESISEVYKTIFEAAILVAIVVLVFLQSWRTAIIPIVAIPVSLIGTFAFLLAFGFSLNMLTLFGLVLAIGIVVDDAIVVVENVERNLALGMTPKEASHVTMNEVGTAVLAISLVLIAVFLPTAFIPGITGQFYRQFAVTISVATAISCLNSLTLSPAIASIVLRPHDHKKSTNIFSRFGRALGNGFNSGFDRMSRGYSWIVRHLVTTWVALGCALVVFAGLLGATWYMAKIVPQGFVPTMDQGYAIVVVQLPDGASLARTNAVIQKATEIIRKTPGVENAVAFAGFNGATFTNASNSGVIFTPFKPFEERLKSGESASKIIGQLYGSLQGIQEAFIIAIPPPSIRGVGNSGGFKMQLMDRENADMRRILPLAYQLMGVAAQNKGVSGVFTTFSANSPQYFLAVDRDKARALNVPIPNIFETLSINLGTSYVNDFNAFGRVYQVRAQADQQYRMDRDDILALKVRSATGALVPLGTLVDIQDTTGPTLVQRYNMYVSVPLQGNPGPGVSTGTALDTMEGLAKNLLPAGTTFEWTELAYQEKNTGNTAVYIFALSVIFVFLALSAQYESWILPLAIILIVPLAVLAALIGVHLRGMDNNILTQIGLIVLIGLAAKNAILIVEFARQAQLEGKSAVEAAIEASHLRLRPILMTAFAFIFGVVPLMIATGPGAEMRQSLGTAVFSGMLGVTLFGLFLTPVFYVVLRRRRRQAEEAGAEASSVRDAAQ; encoded by the coding sequence ATGAGATTTTCCCACTTCTTCGTCGACCGGCCGATCTTCGCGTCGGTCCTTTCCATCGTGCTGCTGATCGTCGGCGGCATCGCCTATTTCCAGCTTCCGGTCGCGCAATATCCGGAGGTGGCGCCACCGACGATCGTGGTGCGAACCTCCTATCCGGGCGCGGACTCGCAGACGATCGCCGATACGGTGGCGACACCGATCGAGCAGGAGGTCAACGGCGTCGAGGACATGCTCTATATGTCCTCCTATTCCAGCGCCGATGGTTCGATGTCGCTGACTATTACCTTCAAGCTCGGCACCGATCTCGATAAGGCGCAGGTTCTGGTCCAGAACCGCGTTTCTATCGCCGAACCGCGCCTGCCGGATGAGGTCCGCCGCATCGGCATCACCACGGTCAAAAGCTCGCCCGATCTGATGATGGTCGTGCATCTGCTCTCGCCGAGCAATCGCTACGACCAGCTCTACATCTCCAACTATGCCCGCACGCGCATCCGCGACCTTCTCGTCCGGCTCGATGGTGTCGGCGACGTGCAGCTCTTCGGCGAGCGGCAATATTCGCTGCGCATCTGGCTCGACCCGGAAAAGCTCGCCGCCTACGGCATGACCGCCGGCGATATCGTCCAGGCATTGAGGGATCAGAACGTGCAGGTATCGGGTGGCTCGATCGGTGGACCGCCGATTTCGGGCACCAACGCCTTTCAATATACGGTGACGACGCAAGGGCGTTTTTCCGATGCGCGGCAATTCCGCTATGTCATCGTCAAGGCGACGGATAGCGGCCGGCTCGTGCAGTTGCAGGACGTGGCGCGTATCGAACTCGGCGCGCAGGACTATGTCACCAACAGCTATCTGAACGGCGCTCCTGCCGTTGCGCTCGGCATCTTTGCGCGGCCGGGCACCAATGCGCTTGCCGCTGCCGCAGATATCCAGAAGACGATGAAGGATCTCGCACAGGATTTCCCCCAGGGCCTCGAATACCGCATCGTCTACAATCCGACGGAGTTCATCTCGGAATCGATCAGCGAAGTCTATAAGACGATCTTCGAGGCCGCGATCCTCGTCGCCATCGTCGTGCTGGTCTTCCTGCAATCCTGGCGAACGGCGATCATTCCGATCGTCGCCATCCCGGTCTCGCTGATCGGTACCTTCGCCTTTCTGCTCGCCTTCGGCTTCTCGCTGAACATGCTGACGCTGTTCGGCCTGGTGCTTGCCATCGGCATCGTTGTCGACGATGCGATCGTCGTCGTCGAAAATGTCGAGCGCAATCTCGCGCTCGGGATGACGCCGAAAGAGGCGTCGCACGTGACCATGAACGAGGTCGGAACTGCCGTGCTGGCGATTTCGCTGGTCCTTATCGCCGTCTTCCTGCCGACGGCTTTCATTCCTGGCATAACGGGGCAGTTCTACCGGCAGTTCGCGGTGACGATTTCCGTTGCGACGGCGATTTCCTGCCTGAATTCACTGACGCTGTCGCCAGCGATAGCGTCGATCGTGCTGCGCCCGCACGACCACAAGAAATCGACGAACATCTTCTCGCGCTTTGGCCGCGCTCTCGGCAACGGTTTCAACAGCGGCTTCGACCGGATGAGCCGCGGTTATTCCTGGATCGTCCGCCATCTGGTCACCACCTGGGTTGCGCTCGGCTGCGCGCTTGTCGTTTTCGCAGGCCTGCTGGGTGCGACCTGGTACATGGCAAAGATCGTGCCGCAAGGCTTCGTGCCGACCATGGACCAAGGCTATGCGATCGTCGTCGTACAGCTTCCGGATGGGGCGTCGCTCGCGCGCACCAATGCAGTCATTCAGAAGGCTACTGAGATCATCAGGAAGACACCGGGCGTCGAAAATGCCGTTGCATTCGCCGGCTTTAACGGCGCGACCTTCACGAATGCCTCCAATTCCGGCGTCATCTTCACGCCCTTCAAGCCATTCGAGGAAAGGCTGAAAAGCGGAGAATCGGCCAGCAAGATCATCGGTCAGCTCTATGGCAGCCTGCAGGGCATCCAGGAAGCCTTCATCATCGCCATCCCGCCGCCCTCCATTCGCGGCGTCGGCAATTCCGGCGGCTTCAAGATGCAGCTCATGGACCGGGAAAATGCCGATATGCGCCGGATCCTGCCGCTTGCCTATCAGCTCATGGGCGTGGCCGCGCAGAACAAAGGTGTCAGCGGCGTCTTTACCACCTTCTCGGCCAACAGTCCGCAATATTTCCTGGCGGTCGATCGCGACAAGGCGCGGGCGCTCAACGTGCCGATCCCGAATATTTTCGAGACCTTGTCGATCAATCTCGGCACCTCCTATGTCAATGACTTCAACGCCTTCGGCCGCGTCTACCAGGTGCGGGCGCAGGCGGACCAGCAATACCGCATGGACCGGGACGATATCCTCGCTCTGAAGGTCCGTTCGGCAACCGGGGCGCTCGTGCCGCTCGGCACTCTGGTCGACATTCAGGATACGACCGGACCGACGCTCGTTCAGCGCTATAACATGTATGTCTCGGTTCCCCTCCAGGGCAACCCCGGGCCGGGCGTGTCGACCGGCACTGCGCTCGATACGATGGAGGGGCTGGCGAAGAATTTGCTGCCGGCGGGCACGACCTTCGAATGGACGGAGCTTGCCTATCAGGAAAAGAATACCGGCAACACGGCGGTCTATATCTTCGCGCTATCGGTCATCTTCGTCTTCCTGGCGCTTTCGGCGCAGTATGAAAGCTGGATCCTGCCACTTGCCATCATCCTGATCGTGCCGCTGGCGGTGCTGGCTGCGCTCATCGGCGTGCATCTGAGGGGCATGGACAACAATATCCTGACGCAGATCGGCCTCATCGTGCTGATCGGCCTTGCGGCGAAGAACGCGATCCTGATCGTGGAATTCGCCCGCCAGGCGCAGTTGGAGGGCAAGAGCGCCGTCGAAGCGGCAATCGAGGCCAGTCATCTGCGCTTGCGGCCGATCCTGATGACCGCCTTCGCCTTCATCTTCGGCGTCGTGCCGTTGATGATCGCAACCGGCCCCGGCGCGGAAATGCGCCAGTCGCTGGGTACTGCGGTCTTCTCGGGCATGCTCGGCGTGACGTTGTTCGGCCTGTTCCTGACGCCCGTCTTCTACGTCGTGCTGCGCAGGCGGCGCAGGCAGGCGGAGGAGGCCGGGGCGGAAGCGTCTTCAGTTCGCGACGCAGCGCAGTGA
- a CDS encoding efflux RND transporter periplasmic adaptor subunit, translating to MPMTLARVALLSCAIAVFPGYQVLAQSAPPAAPVTVAKPVVRDVVDSDEFIGRFQAVDEVSVRSRIGGYLQEVHFQDGTIVKQGDLLFVIDQRPYVNALNEATASLEVAKSTLTNADAQFQRTQALAGTGSLSASNLDDRRRDLISAQANVRGAQAAVDRASLDMEYTKITAPLSGRIDRRLISVGNLVQADQTVLTTIVSLDPIDFYFDVDERRLLSYADEARKNGSALQQGGGGLDVTVTIADPRQKPFKGKLDFAENRVDNETGTIRVRARFPNPDLVLQPGLFGRIQVEGSNSYKAVLVPDEAIGSDQDQRVVYVVGTDGSVTPKSVRLGPKLYGYRVIRSGMTGDETIVVNGLMRIRPGVKVAPQLIQLPQEASNDEAPAQASVQGSDQ from the coding sequence ATGCCGATGACGCTGGCGCGTGTCGCTTTATTGAGCTGTGCAATTGCTGTTTTCCCGGGATATCAGGTGCTGGCGCAAAGCGCGCCGCCCGCGGCGCCCGTGACGGTCGCCAAACCGGTGGTCCGTGATGTCGTCGACAGCGACGAGTTCATCGGGCGCTTCCAGGCGGTCGACGAGGTATCCGTGCGCTCGCGCATTGGCGGCTATCTGCAGGAAGTGCATTTTCAGGATGGCACCATCGTCAAGCAGGGAGACCTGCTCTTCGTCATCGACCAGCGGCCCTATGTCAATGCGCTGAATGAGGCCACGGCTTCCCTGGAGGTCGCGAAATCGACGCTGACGAATGCCGATGCGCAATTTCAGCGAACACAGGCGTTGGCAGGCACCGGCAGTCTGTCCGCATCCAATCTCGACGATCGCCGCCGCGACCTGATCTCGGCGCAGGCGAACGTCCGCGGCGCGCAGGCGGCTGTCGATCGCGCCTCGCTCGACATGGAATATACCAAGATCACCGCGCCGCTCAGCGGCCGCATCGACCGGCGCCTGATTTCTGTCGGCAATCTCGTCCAGGCCGATCAGACCGTTTTAACGACCATCGTTTCGCTCGATCCGATCGATTTCTATTTCGATGTCGATGAGCGCCGGCTGCTTTCCTATGCCGACGAAGCGCGCAAGAACGGCAGCGCCCTGCAGCAGGGTGGCGGCGGCCTCGATGTCACCGTGACGATCGCCGATCCGCGGCAGAAGCCGTTCAAGGGCAAGCTCGATTTCGCGGAAAACCGCGTCGACAACGAAACCGGTACGATCCGCGTACGCGCCCGCTTCCCCAATCCTGATCTCGTCCTGCAGCCCGGCCTGTTCGGCCGAATCCAGGTCGAGGGTTCCAACAGCTACAAGGCAGTCCTGGTTCCTGATGAAGCCATCGGCTCCGATCAGGATCAGCGCGTTGTCTATGTCGTAGGCACCGATGGCAGCGTGACGCCGAAATCCGTGCGGCTTGGGCCGAAGCTTTACGGCTACCGCGTCATTCGCAGCGGCATGACCGGCGACGAAACCATCGTCGTCAACGGGCTGATGCGCATTCGGCCCGGCGTCAAGGTCGCACCGCAACTGATCCAGCTTCCACAGGAAGCGTCGAACGACGAGGCGCCGGCGCAGGCATCGGTCCAGGGGTCGGACCAATGA
- a CDS encoding ABC-F family ATP-binding cassette domain-containing protein — translation MAPPILKLDDIFLSFGGAPLLAGAGLQVEPGDKICLVGRNGSGKSTLLKIAAGLVEAQSGVVFRHPSSTVRYLEQAPDFADYKTVAAYAEAGLGPGDDPYRVTYLLSHLGLTGEEDPKTLSGGEARRAALARVLAPEPDILLLDEPTNHLDLPTIEWLEGELQKSRSALVLISHDRRFLEKVSTATVWLDRGTSRRLDRGFAFFEAWRDQVLEAEELEQHKLGKAIEREEHWLRYGVTARRKRNMRRLGELQDMRARHRGHKGPQGTVQATAADAQESGKLVIEADKITKAYDGRTIVAPFSIRVHRGDCIGLVGPNGAGKTTLLKMLTGQLAPDSGTVKLGTNLEIATLDQKREDLNPEDTLANYLTDGRGENLLVNGEQRHVTGYMKEFLFQPEQARTPIKNLSGGERARLILARILSRPTNLLILDEPTNDLDIETLDLLQEIVAGFNGTVILVSHDRDFLDRTVTSTIAPANPEEPDGRWIEYAGGYSDMLAQRKGAIEERRRAEKAAEKPKAVETPAVAETSKGKGKLSYKQKFALENLPKEMAKAEADIAAREKKMADPNLFAKDPASFNRLAAEMEKLRDSLTKMEEEWLELEMLREELEG, via the coding sequence TTGGCCCCTCCCATCCTCAAACTCGATGACATCTTCCTGAGCTTCGGCGGCGCGCCGCTCTTGGCCGGCGCCGGGCTGCAGGTGGAGCCGGGCGACAAGATCTGCCTTGTCGGCCGCAACGGCTCGGGCAAGTCGACCCTCCTGAAGATCGCCGCCGGTCTCGTCGAGGCGCAGTCCGGTGTAGTGTTCCGCCATCCCTCGTCGACGGTGCGCTATCTCGAGCAGGCGCCGGATTTCGCCGATTACAAGACGGTGGCAGCCTATGCCGAAGCAGGGCTGGGACCGGGCGACGATCCCTATCGTGTGACCTATCTGCTCTCGCATCTTGGCCTCACCGGCGAGGAAGACCCGAAGACTCTCTCGGGCGGCGAGGCGCGCCGCGCGGCTCTCGCCCGCGTTCTCGCGCCGGAACCGGATATCCTGCTGCTCGACGAGCCGACCAACCATCTCGACCTGCCGACCATCGAATGGCTGGAAGGCGAGCTGCAGAAGAGCCGCAGCGCCCTGGTGCTGATCTCGCACGATCGGCGCTTCCTTGAAAAAGTATCGACCGCAACTGTTTGGCTCGATCGCGGCACGTCACGGCGGCTCGATCGCGGCTTCGCCTTCTTCGAAGCCTGGCGCGACCAGGTGCTGGAGGCCGAGGAGTTGGAGCAGCACAAGCTCGGCAAGGCGATCGAACGCGAGGAACATTGGCTGCGGTACGGCGTGACCGCCCGGCGCAAGCGCAATATGCGCCGTCTCGGCGAATTGCAGGACATGCGCGCGCGTCATCGCGGCCACAAGGGACCGCAGGGCACGGTGCAGGCAACCGCGGCCGACGCGCAGGAGAGCGGCAAGCTGGTGATCGAGGCGGACAAGATCACCAAGGCCTATGACGGGCGCACCATCGTTGCGCCGTTTTCGATCCGCGTGCATCGCGGCGATTGCATCGGTCTCGTCGGCCCGAATGGTGCCGGCAAGACGACGCTTTTGAAGATGCTGACCGGGCAATTGGCGCCGGATAGCGGCACGGTCAAGCTCGGCACCAATCTGGAGATCGCTACTCTTGATCAGAAGCGCGAGGACCTCAATCCGGAGGATACGCTCGCCAATTATCTGACGGATGGCCGCGGCGAAAACCTGCTGGTCAATGGCGAGCAGCGGCACGTCACCGGCTATATGAAGGAATTCCTCTTCCAGCCGGAACAGGCGCGTACGCCGATCAAAAATCTTTCCGGCGGCGAGCGCGCCCGGCTCATACTGGCGCGCATCCTGTCGCGGCCGACCAATCTCTTGATCCTCGACGAGCCGACCAACGATCTCGATATCGAAACGCTGGACCTGCTGCAGGAGATCGTCGCCGGCTTCAACGGCACCGTTATCCTCGTCAGCCACGACCGCGATTTCCTCGATCGCACCGTGACTTCGACCATCGCCCCCGCCAATCCCGAAGAGCCCGACGGCCGCTGGATCGAATATGCTGGCGGCTATTCCGACATGCTCGCCCAGCGCAAGGGCGCGATCGAGGAGCGCAGACGGGCTGAAAAGGCGGCCGAGAAACCGAAGGCAGTGGAGACGCCGGCTGTGGCCGAGACTTCGAAGGGTAAGGGCAAGCTCTCCTACAAGCAGAAATTCGCGCTCGAAAACCTGCCGAAGGAGATGGCAAAGGCCGAGGCTGATATCGCCGCCCGCGAAAAGAAAATGGCCGATCCCAACCTCTTCGCCAAGGATCCGGCCAGCTTCAACCGTCTTGCGGCCGAAATGGAAAAGCTCCGCGACAGCCTGACGAAGATGGAAGAGGAATGGCTGGAGCTCGAGATGCTGCGGGAAGAGCTGGAGGGCTGA
- a CDS encoding thiamine diphosphokinase, giving the protein MSQSTTFTILLGGELRLTDRLRAAVADSRFIAADGGMRHAVALNATPELWVGDFDSTPADLRGAFPDVPKQPYPAAKAATDGEIAISEAIDRGATKLILAGAMGGERSDHAIQHMLYGIQLAEKGFDVLLTSGDEEAVPLLPGELELALPAGSLFSILGFSDLTGLFIHNARYPLRDFHLPFGASRTISNVAEGPVRFSLGSGRAIVLARPYDLSGV; this is encoded by the coding sequence ATGAGCCAATCCACCACCTTCACCATCCTTCTCGGCGGCGAGCTTCGCCTGACAGACCGGCTGCGCGCGGCGGTCGCCGACAGCCGGTTCATCGCGGCGGATGGCGGCATGCGCCATGCCGTGGCGCTTAACGCGACGCCCGAGCTCTGGGTCGGCGATTTCGACTCGACGCCGGCGGACCTGCGTGGCGCATTCCCGGATGTGCCCAAGCAGCCCTATCCAGCGGCAAAGGCGGCGACGGACGGCGAGATCGCCATATCGGAAGCGATCGACCGCGGCGCAACAAAGCTGATCCTTGCCGGCGCGATGGGCGGGGAACGTTCGGATCACGCGATCCAGCACATGCTCTATGGCATTCAGCTCGCCGAAAAAGGTTTCGATGTGCTGCTGACCTCGGGCGACGAAGAGGCCGTGCCGCTGCTGCCGGGTGAACTGGAACTGGCGCTGCCGGCCGGCTCGCTGTTTTCCATTCTCGGCTTCAGCGATCTGACCGGTCTTTTCATTCACAATGCCCGTTATCCTCTGCGTGATTTCCACCTGCCTTTCGGCGCATCGCGCACTATTTCCAACGTGGCGGAAGGCCCTGTGCGCTTTTCGCTCGGCAGCGGCAGGGCCATCGTCCTTGCCCGCCCCTATGATCTCAGCGGAGTCTGA
- a CDS encoding MarR family winged helix-turn-helix transcriptional regulator → MTTATNTREVEASPLPEDENLLRIGQVMTRMRLMTGRRMIGRLAIESVAPGLELSHLDVIDAVRRAEEAGEVTVGTVADILRIDPSRASRIVAEMVGRGVLRRKASQADARRIVVVLTALGQRLLAEIQAQKFSVIESIIADWPAEDVEAFSLLFDRFVGGYERVFQARIKETDG, encoded by the coding sequence ATGACAACAGCAACGAACACACGAGAAGTTGAAGCTTCCCCGCTGCCCGAAGACGAAAACCTGCTGCGTATCGGGCAGGTGATGACGCGCATGCGCCTGATGACGGGCCGCCGCATGATCGGCCGGCTTGCCATCGAGAGCGTGGCGCCGGGCCTGGAGCTTTCGCATCTCGACGTCATCGATGCCGTGAGGCGGGCGGAAGAGGCCGGTGAAGTCACGGTTGGGACGGTTGCGGATATCCTGCGTATCGATCCATCGCGGGCAAGCCGCATCGTTGCCGAGATGGTCGGCAGGGGCGTGCTGCGCCGCAAGGCCTCGCAGGCTGATGCGCGGCGCATCGTCGTCGTGCTGACCGCGCTTGGGCAAAGGCTGCTCGCCGAGATCCAGGCGCAGAAATTTTCGGTCATCGAGAGCATCATTGCCGACTGGCCGGCGGAGGATGTCGAGGCTTTCTCGCTGCTGTTCGATCGGTTCGTCGGCGGCTACGAGCGGGTTTTTCAGGCGCGCATCAAGGAAACGGACGGCTGA
- a CDS encoding MDR family MFS transporter, with translation MDMQIAPAPLVADHRRRLILFLFLMTAMFMATLDNQIVSTALPTIVGEFGHLERFGWIGSAYLLALSASMPVYGKLGDLFGRKYVMMAAIGIFTIGSAVCGLAVSMNTLIAARVLQGLGGGGIMVSIFAVNADLFEPRERARYQSYSSLVLMASGAIGPVLGGTMSDLFGWRSIFLVNVPIGFVVLTGLAFMLPYRKPGRKPKIDYAGALLLALTTTSIVLAADGTELFGSLLSPQCLGIIAFGALCALAWVFVERRAPEPIVPMTLFRNPTFGLLLIISVTSGAVAIGMVNYFALFLQTTTGLSPSMAGLLFILLTGGIVCGSLSAGRLISIRGRYKPFAIASAACSTIAFAALAQAHAGTPIVFIGALMLLHGIGIGLAQQVPVIGVQNAAARGDVGAATGAVTLSRMGGASIAISIYGAIIAAKLGNVGVSIPGVANIEELTPKMMAALPEATRESVANAYASAFSPLFMTAAAICFLGLLTAITLKNVQLPGAAKTLDSRTAAHAAE, from the coding sequence ATGGATATGCAAATCGCGCCCGCGCCACTCGTGGCGGATCATCGCCGCCGGCTGATTCTCTTCCTTTTCCTGATGACCGCCATGTTCATGGCAACCCTCGACAACCAGATCGTCTCGACGGCACTGCCGACCATCGTCGGAGAGTTCGGGCATTTGGAACGCTTTGGCTGGATCGGCTCGGCCTATCTATTGGCCCTTTCCGCCTCGATGCCCGTCTATGGCAAGCTCGGCGACCTCTTCGGCCGCAAATATGTGATGATGGCTGCGATCGGGATCTTCACCATCGGCTCGGCCGTCTGCGGCCTCGCGGTATCGATGAACACGCTGATCGCCGCCCGCGTGCTGCAGGGCCTTGGCGGCGGGGGCATCATGGTGTCGATCTTCGCCGTCAACGCCGATCTCTTCGAGCCGCGTGAACGCGCCCGTTATCAAAGCTATTCCAGCCTGGTGCTGATGGCCTCCGGCGCCATCGGCCCCGTTCTCGGCGGCACGATGAGCGACCTCTTCGGCTGGCGCTCGATCTTCCTCGTCAACGTGCCGATCGGCTTCGTCGTTTTGACCGGCCTCGCTTTCATGCTGCCCTATCGCAAACCGGGCCGCAAGCCGAAGATCGACTATGCCGGCGCGCTCCTTCTCGCGCTGACCACCACCAGTATCGTGCTTGCCGCCGACGGCACCGAGCTCTTCGGTTCGCTGCTCTCGCCGCAATGCCTCGGCATCATCGCTTTCGGCGCCCTCTGCGCGCTGGCCTGGGTCTTCGTCGAACGCCGTGCACCGGAGCCTATCGTGCCGATGACGCTGTTCCGCAACCCGACCTTCGGCCTGCTGCTGATCATCTCGGTCACCAGCGGCGCTGTCGCGATCGGCATGGTCAACTACTTCGCGCTCTTCCTGCAGACGACGACCGGACTGTCGCCGTCGATGGCCGGCCTGCTGTTCATCCTGTTGACCGGAGGTATCGTCTGCGGTTCGCTTTCGGCCGGCCGGCTGATCTCGATCAGGGGCCGCTACAAGCCCTTCGCCATCGCCAGCGCCGCCTGCAGCACCATCGCCTTCGCCGCACTGGCGCAGGCCCATGCCGGCACGCCCATCGTCTTCATCGGCGCGCTGATGCTGCTGCACGGCATCGGCATCGGCTTGGCGCAACAGGTTCCGGTCATCGGCGTGCAGAATGCCGCCGCAAGGGGTGATGTCGGTGCGGCCACCGGCGCCGTGACGCTCTCGCGCATGGGCGGCGCCTCGATCGCCATTTCCATCTATGGTGCCATCATCGCCGCCAAACTCGGCAATGTCGGCGTCTCCATTCCGGGCGTCGCCAACATCGAGGAACTGACGCCGAAGATGATGGCGGCCTTGCCGGAGGCCACGCGCGAAAGCGTCGCCAATGCCTACGCGAGCGCCTTCAGTCCGCTGTTCATGACGGCCGCTGCCATCTGCTTCCTCGGCCTGCTGACGGCGATCACATTGAAGAACGTGCAATTGCCCGGCGCCGCCAAGACGCTCGACAGCCGGACAGCCGCCCACGCCGCCGAGTAA
- the thiB gene encoding thiamine ABC transporter substrate binding subunit, which produces MPNRSLLSLFAGLALAAGATLFAAERAEAADKTLTIYTYESFTADWGPGAKVKAAFEKTCGCTVNYVSVTDGVALLSRLKLEGTGTKADVVLGLDTNLVDEAKDTGLFDASGIDTSGLKVPGDFKDDVFVPYDYGHFAVVYDTQTIKNPPKSMKDLVEGDPSQKIVIEDPRTSTPGLGLLLWVKSVYGDKAAEAWTKLKGRILTVTPGWSEAYDLFTKGEAPMVLSYTTSPAYHMITDKTDRYQAAAFSEGHYIQIEVAGLIKSSPNKELARDFLKFMISPGFQDTIPTNNWMMPVSATSEPLPDAFSKLVVPSKTFLMSPDAVEKNRKAWIDEWLAATSTN; this is translated from the coding sequence ATGCCCAACCGATCGCTGTTATCACTGTTTGCCGGCTTGGCTCTCGCCGCCGGCGCGACGCTTTTTGCCGCTGAGCGCGCCGAAGCCGCCGACAAGACGCTCACCATCTATACCTATGAGAGCTTCACCGCCGACTGGGGTCCGGGCGCCAAGGTCAAGGCCGCTTTCGAGAAGACCTGCGGCTGCACCGTCAATTACGTCAGCGTCACCGACGGCGTCGCGCTGCTTTCCCGGCTGAAACTGGAAGGTACGGGCACCAAGGCCGACGTCGTTCTTGGCCTCGACACCAATCTCGTCGACGAAGCCAAGGATACCGGCCTGTTCGATGCCAGCGGCATAGACACCTCCGGCCTCAAGGTTCCCGGCGATTTCAAGGACGATGTCTTCGTCCCCTATGATTACGGCCATTTCGCCGTCGTCTATGATACGCAAACGATCAAGAACCCGCCGAAGAGCATGAAGGATCTGGTCGAAGGCGATCCGTCGCAGAAGATCGTCATCGAGGATCCCCGCACCTCGACGCCGGGTCTCGGCCTGCTGCTCTGGGTGAAGTCGGTCTATGGCGACAAAGCTGCGGAAGCCTGGACAAAGCTCAAGGGCCGCATCTTGACCGTGACGCCCGGCTGGTCGGAAGCCTATGACCTCTTCACCAAGGGCGAAGCGCCGATGGTGCTCTCCTACACGACATCGCCGGCCTATCACATGATCACGGACAAGACCGATCGCTATCAGGCCGCCGCCTTCTCCGAAGGTCACTACATCCAGATCGAAGTCGCCGGCCTGATCAAGTCGTCGCCGAACAAGGAGCTTGCCCGCGACTTCCTGAAATTCATGATCTCGCCAGGCTTCCAGGACACCATCCCGACCAACAATTGGATGATGCCGGTCTCGGCGACGTCCGAGCCGCTCCCGGATGCATTCAGCAAGCTGGTCGTCCCGTCGAAGACCTTCCTAATGAGCCCCGACGCGGTCGAGAAGAACCGCAAGGCCTGGATCGACGAATGGCTGGCCGCCACCAGCACCAATTGA